A DNA window from Zingiber officinale cultivar Zhangliang chromosome 3A, Zo_v1.1, whole genome shotgun sequence contains the following coding sequences:
- the LOC122050370 gene encoding probable BRI1 kinase inhibitor 1: MEEIAPVNSPTTTDTLLLPPPPPPPSSSETSPSHEFSFTITFHSPPATSPPLAPPSSDTCATTTSATAIASSAADDDIFLGCQLLPLHHLLPPPSPPRPSDITFEHFALASLDRGDDAINKTPNRRDEVRGKARSLLSSFFGLANSRKKTSEGKVCEAKAEVENGKKKSRGLGGVSRLLKKYYASVKEPLQFFRGDKEKEKEKEREREKKEEVLRWRGFRRRPCSFSGDAGCREQGKRGKQDRRKTEQVLSAPNSARTSRANSGALAAAPSSAFSSSDGSTMEELQSAIQAAIAHCKSSLANSKQQQQQQQGNGNLAMVRG, translated from the coding sequence ATGGAGGAAATCGCTCCAGTTAATAGTCCTACAACTACTGATACGCTGCTTCTTCccccaccgccgccgccgccttcttCCTCTGAAACATCTCCTTCTCATGAATTCTCCTTCACCAtaaccttccattctcctccCGCCACCTCGCCGCCGCTTGCTCCTCCTTCTTCTGATACTTGCGCTACGACTACTTCGGCGACCGCTATTGCTTCCTCAGCGGCCGACGATGATATCTTCCTGGGTTGTCAACTCCTCCCGCTCCACCACCTGCTGCCGCCTCCCAGTCCTCCCCGGCCGTCCGACATCACCTTCGAACACTTCGCCCTCGCCTCCCTCGACCGCGGCGACGACGCCATTAACAAAACCCCGAATCGCCGCGACGAGGTCAGAGGCAAAGCCAGGAGCTTGCTGTCTTCCTTCTTCGGCCTCGCGAACTCGCGGAAAAAGACGAGCGAAGGGAAAGTTTGCGAGGCGAAGGCGGAGGTGGAGAAcgggaagaagaagagcagagggCTGGGAGGCGTGAGCCGGCTCCTGAAGAAGTACTACGCGAGCGTGAAGGAGCCGCTGCAGTTCTTCAGAGGGgacaaggagaaggagaaggagaaggagagggagagagagaagaAAGAGGAGGTCCTCCGGTGGAGGGGATTTCGGCGGCGGCCGTGCTCGTTCTCCGGCGATGCCGGTTGCCGGGAGCAGGGGAAGAGGGGAAAGCAGGACAGGCGGAAAACAGAGCAGGTGCTGTCGGCGCCGAACTCGGCGAGGACGTCGCGGGCCAACAGCGGGGCGCTGGCGGCGGCGCCGTCGTCGGCGTTCTCCTCGTCAGACGGGAGCACGATGGAGGAGCTGCAGAGCGCGATCCAGGCGGCGATCGCGCACTGCAAGAGCTCCCTTGCCAACTccaagcagcagcagcagcagcagcaggggAATGGGAATTTGGCaatggtcagaggatga